The DNA segment CTTTTCATTTCTAATCTTTACAATTTTACAGCACtcttgttttaataatttccttttacaatttcattctttttatcTTAATTGCACTTTTAACTCTGTTTTAATCTATTATAACTGCGattgcatttaataattttttttttttttatatgtgttGGCGCTTCGCAATTGTTTCAATTAGTATTCAGACATaagtgatttttaattttttttttgttttgtagtgcAACTTTTACATTTCTTAACTCGTCTGTGTTTTAACAAAACTGCACTTccgttttctatttttttatttaaattttgactTGAATGTgtaaaactttaatttgtttctgGTCGAATGCGCTACACTTTTCGatcgttttattttaacagataaattagattttgtttgtttcaaattgcaaGAGTGATTTAGTTTAAATCATTGTTTGGTTTTCACAACACTTTTAATCGACGATTAGAGAATGATTtcacaaaacaatttgatgatgatggcagAGAGTTAAAGTTGGCACCTAAAGGCGCTTCGCTGGCCAGGCAGTGGCCTGTAGAGGCGCCCCGCTGGCCGAGAGGGCCGGtgcaggggtgctccgctggccgtgaGGGCCGGAgaggtgctccgctggccgagagggCCGGTGcagggtgctccgctggccgtgaGGGCCGGAgaggtgctccgctggccgagatTGCCGGAgaggtgctccgctggccgttgcaggggtgctccgctggccgtgaGGGCCGGAgaggtgctccgctggccgagagaGCCGGtgcaggggtgctccgctggccgtgaGGGCCGGAgaggtgctccgctggccgagagggccggtgcaggggtgctccgctggccgtgaGGGCCGGagagggtgctccgctggccgagagggCCTGtaggggtgctccgctggacAAGCTGCGGCTTGCGAAGGACTTGGTCGAAGCAAACTGGCTGTCTGCTTCGAAGCAAAGAACAAGGCCTTGAAGGCAACAAAACCAACCCTGCGAATAAAATTTTAGTCAAAAGGAGTCCCCTATGACATGATAAAACTTTTCTCTTACCAAATATTTgctacaacaataaaaaaatcgcCAATAGCGCTCGATGCCTTCCGATTTAAATCTTCGGTAATTACGCGTCTATGTACGCAGCCGGTCATTAGAAAAATGACCAAACCGGAACCGGCCTTCGCTAAGTTGGCCGCGCTCGCCGATGCAGCTGGCGCAGATGTCAAAGCTGAGCTTCCAGTGCAACCGATGCACTTTACGCTTATCAGCAGTTTTACAACACTGCTCAGCTTATCAGCTGCTTACAGCGCTGCTTTAAGCTCAGCTTAACAGCAGCTTAAGCCAACTCGACAGACTAACAaatgcatacttttaggagctACTTGCAACAACATGAACCTTGGCTTAAACTCAGCAGACTTTTAGGCCGAATTCAATACATGTTGCTGTAGGCGCCGTTACAAAACCCCTACAATCAGACTAGGGTATTCCTTTCAATAGATACCCTAGACTGATACCGCCGGAAGCAACATCATTGTCGAATATCCTTGACATGATAATTGCCTAGCAAACGGCCTTGCAAATCCTCGAGCTCGTAATTCGAGTTGCCGAGTTTTCTACGAACTCGCGACTTTACAAATGCAGGACCAAACTTTGCATTATAGCCAGTCTGGAAGCAACTTTGCTTGAAATTTCGACGGAACACTTCTTGTCCAGGCGCGAAAGTTATTATTCTTGACCGCAAATTGTAACGCTTCTCGTTCACATCATGCTTCAGTTGCATTAGCTTACATGCATTCTTACGGATCAAATCAAAAGAGTCCTGTCGATTAAATACTAATGATCGATCATCCAACATGTTTAGCTTACTAAGTAATGCATATGTCGACCCAGATGTAATCATGTGCTGACCGAAAGCCATGTAATATGGAGAAGTACCGATGCTCGAATGCACGGACGATCTCAAAGCACAGCATATTTTGCTTAAGCTTTCGTCCCAATCCTTCTGATCTGACGCAAGTAAGCTCTTATTCCCGAAATTACCGAGCGATTAACTCGTTCGGATGCATTCGCTTGAGGGAATGAACAGCGGTGAACATTTGTTTTACTCCATACTGTTTCAAGAGCTTTTCAAACGCCTCAGAGCGAAACTGCGATCCATTGTCAGAGACAATAGTTTCTGGAACGCCGAAAGTCATGAATAGTTCTCCTTCCAGATATTTAATTACGAGAGCcgcgtttattttttttactggCTTGaggaaaacatattttgagaaatggtcgagtactataaatattccaatattTCCACTCCTTGATCGGGGATACGGTCCAAGAAAGTCGATGAAAAGGCGTTGGAAAAACCGCTGACTTTCAGGCGCTTTACCCAAAGAAGGTCTCAGAGCATGATTTGGTGCTTTCGTAGTTTTACAAACTTCACAAGCGTTGATGTAAGCTTTAACGTCAGAAACGAGACCAGGCCAGAAATAATATCTCCTCACTCTTTCGATGGTTTTGTGGATACCACCATGTGAGCACAAAGGACTGTCATGCGACTGGAAAAGAATTTCAGGGACCAATTCTTTTGGTATCCAGAGTTTCCAGGCATACTCGTCGTGTATCTGCTCTCCTGTCAAATGCTCAGCCTTACGATACACGTAGCCACTATCAACTTttaaatccggaaaatttgtACTATTAGCTTTACGCTATCGAGCAACTCCAAGTACTCTTGAGACTTGAAATGTGGCGAGTCTAAATCCACAATTAAACCCTGTCGTAAGTCTATGGCAGCCACGCCATCTTCATTCACTCTCGACAGAGAATCTGGTACCACATTCATCGAGCCTTCCGATGTTCTATTTTAAAACGATACCTTTGTAACGATAATGCCCAACGAGCTAGACGTGAATTTAAATCATGGTTGGACATCAGCCATTTTAATGAAGCATGATCAGTCACAATGGTGAACTCGTGTCCTTCCACGTAAGCACGAAAATTCTTCAGTGCTACAATCGCTGCTAAACACTCTTGCTCGGTGACAGTGTAATTGCGTTGAGCTTTGTTGAGTTTTTGAAATGAAAGCCACTGGACGTTCATCTCCGTTCTCATTCAATTGAACTAACACTGCCTCAACGCCAGATTTACTAGCATCGCAATGTATTGCGAATGGCTTAGTAAAATCAGGGCTGCATAACACGGGAGCTTCACTAAGGCGTGATTTCAACACGTCGAATGCTGTGCATGCTTCCGGTGTCATACTAAATCTTCGTTTAGTGGTCATTAAATCAGTTAAAGGTGAAGCTAACGAGGCAAAATTCGGAACGAACTTGCGATACCAACCGCACAAACCCATGAAGCTTCGCAAACCTCGTAATGTTTTCGGAAGTGGAAAATCTTTTATGGCTCTGACTTTCTCTGGGTCAGTTTTAATTCCACCGTCTCCGATTATGTGGCCCAAATAGCGCACACGGCGCATGCAGAAATGACTTTTGCCAATGTTGATTGTCAGACCTGCACGCTCAATGTGGAGAGCTATCTCTCTCAACACCTCCAAATGGCCATTGAAGCTAGATGAGACTATAAGCAAATCgtctaaatatacaaatacttcATTTCTAAGATGGGCCGGTACTACCTTGTCCATCAATCGCGACATAGTGCTAGTCGCGTTACACAATCCAAAAGGCATAACCTTAAATTGATATAACGGTCTACCAGGGACAGTGAAAGCCGTTTTATCTCGGGCTTGAACCTCGAGAGGCACTTGCCAATACGCATCCTTTAAATCTAAGCTGGTGATGAACTCAGCTTTAGGTAGTCTACTCAAAATGCCGTTAATTTGAGGAAGTGGATACGCATCTTTCTCCGTGAAGCTGTTTACTTTACGGCAGTCTAAACAGATTCGCACTTTGCCTGGTTTTGTTACCATAACGATTGAGAAGACCAGGCGCTTTCTGACTCTTCTATCACTCCCAGATCCAGCATCCTGTCTATTTCAGCATACATCGCCTTTTCTACAGCAGGCGAGACTGGGAAATGTCGCTGCTTAATAGGCTTAGCGCCGCCCACATCTATAGAATGCGAAATTAAATTCGTCTTCCCTAATCCCTTTCGAGCAAATGAAGGAAAACACTCTATCACAAGAGCTAGCTTGGCCCTGTCACTGCTCGATAATTCATGTCGGTCCTCATCTTCAACTTTGGTGTTAAAATCTTCGACACTGGCTACTTCTAGATTTTTCGGAAGAAGATCGTAAAGCTTCCAGAAATCAATACCCAAATACAGGTCTTGTTTCAGGGATGGAACAATATAAACTTCTAAGAGTTTTTCAAGATTAGCGTACTCTACCTTAACTTTCATCCGCCCTACAACTTGCTGAAGTCTTCCATCGGCAGTGGTTGCGcttttcttaatttctttaaatgcgattttattctcaataatttcttttgctaGCGCTCCTCCGCAACAACTTATTGAAGCCCCTGAATCCAGCAGACCGTACACAGTGCGATTGAGAATTCGAACGGACAAAATGGTCGAGGATCGCTAGATCCAGGTGAGAGTGTGCCTATGTGTTCTAACCCTAGCACACACTTTTTGACTTGCTGCCAAAACGATTTAATGCGCTTTGTGCTTCGAGTTTTGGATTTCGTAAAATCTGGTGAAAAATCATTTGTAAGAACGGTTTTCTCTTTCAATATTGGTATTTTCTGATGTAGTAATAAACTGACATCGTTCTGTAAGTCCGGTAAAATTTTCACGTTTGGTAAAGTGTATGGTGGAAGTTGTGAGACTTCCGTCACTCGTCTGTCATTGTCGCTTGGCTTCGTGAGGCACTCGAAGTCTTCGGTTTGTACGCTGACTTCGATGTGCCGGGCTTGGAGTTTTTTGAGCACTTGCCACAACTCGGCTTGTACGTGTTAGCTGCTCCACAGCCATAACAAAAGACTCTTCGGTCTGATACGCAATCCTGGTATCGGTGTCCTTCCTTACGGCAATTCCAACATACCAAGGATAGAGCTTCTATGTCTAACTCGCTTTCGCATTCTGACTCAATACTCTGAGTTTGACAATCTATAAACTCTGCGACTTCACGTCTAAATGGTGTCCTTTTACGTAGCCGTGAGACTTTTGGACATCGTCCAAAAAGGTTTCGCGTCGACGGCATATCTCCCTCAAATCTGACACAGTTTTTACGTCTACATTTAACAGCTCATGCCGTATTTCAGgccttaaattgtttttaaggACGCGAACGACCTTCAGAGTAGACCACGGCACTTCTAACTGATCTATTAACACAGATAAGCCTTCGTAAAAACTGTCAAACGATTCATTCGGTTTCTGCTTTCTGTTCCTAATAAGCTCCTCTATGTCACAATCGTCTCGTGCGATTTTGAACTGTGATCGCAAGGCTGCGCACAATTCTTCCCATTTCACATCATAGACGCTTTTGTGGTAACGCCAATAGAATTCGAGGGCCTTGCCTTCGAATAGTACGCTAGCATGCTTACatagaacaacaaaattcCCGCCTAAGGTCTGATGTGTGAGTGCCTCTgctctatatataaaattgtcaaCGGATACTCCTGTTCCAGagaatttcattttccaacCATTTAATACTTGCACTACCTTGTCTGGCCTATTTAATAGGTCGGATACATGCGACATTGAGTGCCAGAATTGATCCTTGCAGAGTCAGCATTGAAGTTTTGCTCTCTGACATACTCAGGCCTACTTTCCATTCTCTGCCCTGTTGGAGGTGTGCTGGTTCTAGCATCGCTATTTGCTGGAGTCGCGATCAACCTTTGCACACTATCTACGACCGAACTCTGAATTAGTTCGGCCATCCTCTCGGAGAGAGTAGTGAGCAATCTTCTCTCCATAGCGAGCAAGGAAAGAGCATTCACGGATTCAGGATTCTCTGAATCACTTACGCGTATGTTCGATCTCATTTGCGATGTGCTAGCAACGTCATCCGTCACTGAATCGCTACTCCGCTCTTCTGCCTGACGGCTTTTAGACTGTGAGCGAGTTTGCAACCCTTGAGTATTCGATGGCTCAACTGGCCTGGATTGCACTTGACAAACTGGGCATTTGTCTTTcgttttaaaatgcaattctaTGCACTTTTTGTGAAACTCGTGGTTGCATGCGGTTCTATACGCCTCTGCAACGGACttaatttcctttttgcaTAAAGGACATGAAGCGATAGGCAAGCCCATTGCTCCCTTGTTCGGCGATCGAGCAACACTCATTTTTCAAAGGAACGAAACAAACTATAGAGCTAATAAATGTTTCCAGAGTCGATCTTAATCGAAAATTATCAACAGAAGAAAAACCAAAGATTTACTAACCAACGAACAATGTATAtagacaaaaaaataataaataaataaataataaaaattaaaaatacaaaaatggtACTATTCAAAGGAACCAAAAATAACGTAGagatataaagaaataattcataaatatttttagccgAACTCGAAACCAGACATCACACCTGTCGtagggtattttaacttttaataactaaaaattCTCGTACAAAGGATAATTAGACAAAGGGATGCGTTTAGAATCTTAGCTGATTTACGGACAACAGAACGATCAGAAATCTTCTTATTGTTTTCCAATTAAATCTTCTAAGAACTAAAGCTTCCAAAGTTTTGAAGTGAAGTCTGCCAAAGTCATACGGGGTTGTgacactttttaattaaaatgtcaacaTTATCCACCGTTTGAACTTTGTGCAGATTATCCTGTGTCGATAACGTGTGTATCTTATAATAAGGGCCAGAATATCCACCGGAGTTGAATTCTTCTGTAGTTCCTCTTATTAACAGATACCCCATTATTGACCCATTTGATAGAAGAGGAGATAGAATTCTGACGTCAACTTTAAATAGTGGCCAAAACCGAAAATGagattttctgttttgttttccaaaGCTATTAGAAAATTGACGACGAATTCtttttaaagagttttaatattaagaaaggaaaaaaccaaaaactgtgaaacaaaaggcaaacttTAGAATTTTCTTTTCGAGAGTCTTACTGAGTTATTACTGTACCCAATAAGGCCCTACACGTTGGGCGCCActtttcatattaataataatgaattatatCTGTAACGTGCAACGATATATACCGCAAGGGTGAACGGACGATCTGTGGGTGCGGGGCACGCTATAGTATCCGGCTCTAGCTCGTCGGCTTTGGGGGTGGTGGTCTTGCTTCCACAAATCTACCCTATATTCGCTGCGTACTATCATTAATAAGTCTAGAATTGAGCGTGCTGCGACAAAAAGAATAGCTAGAACACTAACCGGAAGAGaagtgataaaaaaaaaaatttaaagtttccATAACCctgcagagaaagagagaaagaaagagaaagagagaagagagagagagaagaagagagagagcacgaGATTTAAGTTACCAGCTTGTCACTGGTGTTACGTGACAAGGATCCCCACCCATCCTACGATCACAAGCAACAGAGCTTGGCTCTGGTGATCCCTTTTGGGCCCTACGACGGGGGAGCCTAAGGCCCGGTTTGGCtaataaaagagaaattaCTCCatgttcaaatttgttttaattaagggtataaatatataaaaaaaataatacattataaacaaatataaataaattttaaaaatgatataatatgacaaaagaatataatatttaaatctaataattttaaatcgtATTTCAGaatgtttcaattttgtaccgtatttgtttttttcctaattgtttaatatttatttgcttaacaataatcatataatttgtctatttcttttttttttgtttgttttgttttcatcggctgtgtttcatttaattttatttatatttattgagaattaattttctttttttttttttttccaactATTATCGATTTTATTATTCTCATCTATCTTTTATACAAACTCATTTTTTGTTGCGTGAATTTTTCGTGTGCGTAATgtgcaataattaaaatatttgtacaagATGTACATCTTTCAGTTTTCGTTATCGAACTTACCCCAGAACTCCTGCGGCGGTGATCGATCTCCGGCGAAGTGCTGGAACGGGCTAAACGACGAGGTgttgcataaaaaataaatttttgcacAATAAGCACATCCGCACATTTGAATTATACACTATCAATTTTTagtacaacaaattattaattaatttagacAAGAATTTTACTTATAATTCATGTTCTTTCTTGACATGACTTTCatactgtttttaattttcgacTTGCTTTTCATTTCTAATCTTTACAATTTTACAGCACtcttgttttaataatttccttttacaatttcattctttttatcTTAATTGCACTTTTAACTCTGTTTTAATCTATTATAACTGCGattgcatttaataatttttttattttttatatgtgttGGCGCTTCGCAATTGTTTCAATTAGTATTCAGACATaagtgatttttaattttttttgttttgtagtgcAACTTTTACATTTCTTAACTCGTCTGTGTTTTAACAAAACTGCACTTccgttttctatttttttatttaaattttgactTGAATGTgtaaaactttaatttgtttcgGTCGAATGCGCTACACTTTTCGatcgttttattttaacagataaattagattttgtttgtttcaaattgcaaGAGTGATTTAGTTTAAATCATTGTTTGGTTTTCACAACACTTTTAATCGACGATTAGAGAATGATTtcacaaaacaatttgatgatgatggcagAGAGTTAAAGTTGGCACCTAAAGGCGCTTCGCTGGCCAGGCAGTGGCCTGTAgaggcgctccgctggccgagagggccggtgcaggggtgctccgctggccgtgaGGGCCGGAgaggtgctccgctggccgagagggccggtgcaggggtgctccgctggccgtgaGGGCCGGAgaggtgctccgctggccgagatTGCCGGAgaggtgctccgctggccgttgcaggtgctccgctggccgtgaGGGCCGGAgaggtgctccgctggccgagagaGCCGGtgcaggggtgctccgctggccgtgaGGGCCGGAgaggtgctccgctggccgagagggCCGGTGcagggtgctccgctggccgtgaGGGCCGGagagggtgctccgctggccgagagggCCTGtaggggtgctccgctggacAAGCTGCGGCTTGCGAAGGCACTTTGGTCGAAGCAAACTGGCTGTCTGCTTCGAAGCAAAGAACAAGGCCTTGAAGGCAACAAAACCAACCCTGCGAATAAAATTTTAGTCAAAAGGAGTCCCCTATGACATGATAAAACTTTTCTCTTACCAAATATTTgctacaacaataaaaaaatcgcCAATAGCGCTCGATGCCTTCCGATTTAAATCTTCGGTAATTACGCGTCTATGTACGCAGCCGGTCATTAGAAAATGACCAAACCGGAACCGGCCTTCGCTAAGTTGGCCGCGCTCGCCGATGCAGCTGGCGCAGATGTCAAAGCTGAGCTTTCCAGTGCAACCGATGCACTTTACGCTTATCAGCAGTTTTACAACACTGCTCAGCTTATCAGCTGCTTACAGCGCTGCTTTAAGCTCAGCTTAACAGCAGCTTAAGCTAACTCGACAGACTAACAaatgcatacttttaggagctACTTGCAACAACATGAACCTTGGCTTAAACTCAGCAGACTTTTAGGCCGAATTCAATACATGTTGCTGTAGGCGCCGTTacacagccgagacgatctagccatgtccgtctgtctgtccgtccatatgaaacactggatctcagagactataagagatagagctctaattttatcgacagcatttgttatgtttgcacgcagatcaaatttttgcctagcccacttccgcccccgcaaataaaaaaaaacgaataacaagcgtaattttaaagctagagttggtatatacaatacgaattttggtatataaaataattactatagtagttatgattcctgaaaatttggttgcgatcagataaaaattgtcaaggttactaaagaaatacttttgtagggcaaaaacgcctacttactaggggtcttagttgctttggccgacaatctggtatattgtgccgtctatggtatattttgaatgttttactatatagatatattaaaaaaatataatattcggtatatttttagtattttcgtcGTATTctctgtttattttgaaaacaataccgcaatattttgcttctattcaaaatgggtagcggatatctcactgtcgagcacactcgactgtagctttcctacttgtttagttacatatataaaatttattcttaaataacttctacaatttttatcttatcgcaatcaaatttataaatttatattattaatatatttgttgtctAGGGCTTTTGACTAATGTGTTCCTTTTGGGGTGAACTTGGGCTGAGTTACTAAATGTTGTCACAGATGAAAAGAGCGAAGGAACttgattttttataatatttagcAGCCTGTCCTTATTTTTAACTGCAAATACGAGTATCTTCGGGTCTCTTAAAGATGATATTATGTCGTTGATagcttatttttaatattcttcaggacatgcaaatttattatttgtggaAAGCAATTAATCTTAATTATGTTGTAATGATGGCAGTGCCTTTCGAATTTCGTATGCTTCGCAGGTAAGCGCCTTGTCCAGTCTTGAGGTCTACAGGCAAGCAACTGGGTACAATGTCCAGGGATTGTCAAATCAGGTGCACTACGTGATGTGCTTTCAATAAAGTGCAAGAAAAATCAAGAGAATTGCCTCAAAAAAGTTGTAATGCGCTTAGCTGCTGAACGATACTCAAAGGAAAACGTTGAAcaaaaggtaaacaaaatCAAGACCGAAGCAAACCACAGCAATGCCAGCACTTAAAATCTCCTAAATCCATACCTAACCCCCACATCTAAATGTAAACCGACCGTACCCGTGCGTGAGCAATTTTTCTAAACATGGAACCGCTATTGAGACCAGGCACTGACTGCAGCACGTTCTGGTTTCGAGTTGTGGACGTGGTTGATAGAATGATAAACATctcaataataatgatgatgtaGATGGTTTGTTAAGGATGATTTAAGCCCCATCCAAGCTTTTCAAGTAAGTTTAGACAAACCTTTTTTTTAACGAACGCTAAGAGTTTCAATATGTTTAATGCGTTTCCATTTCGATAAATTAGAAGTGactttttaatatacatttaaaaagaaatttagcAAATGGGTAGTGCTTATGtgatttatttagaaattcCATTTccgaaataatgaaaattattagttttcaacaacaatatttcGCAATTTGTAGATGactaataattaaattcagtaAATGATTAATGTAAGTAGTtcattatagtatatttccatttaataattataaacatacATCCATTAGCGGGGCTCCTGTTTCCACATTCACAAAAATTGGTGCTCCCgctttcactttcacaagTTTCTTTCGATTTGCCGAAACTAAAAGTAAATGCCTTTATCTACATCAAATAAGATATTAATTACTTTGGGAAGATAGACTAACAAGAAATTAATGTCAAAGCGCTTTTTTCGGAACGAACAAAACGAGAAACCTGACCTTTGAATACGTTTCATTAAGAAAAGGCTTTCTGCCGCCATTAAGTCGAAGCAATTCGTGCTGCCTTATTGTCTTTCCAAATCGTCAAAGAAAATTCGACTTCTGTTATAGATTCACAAAATGCTGTAGAATATTGTTTCTTGAGGCGGCTGTTAGTTGGCAGGTTACAGTTTGGAATGCAATTCTACcgaaaaattcttaaataatatactcCCCGGGAATTTATATGTACAAGAAGTACAAGGATACagataatattatttttgaaatccAGAACATTGCGTGATAATGGAATAACTACATTTGCTGCCGCACTAAGATTTGGTGATCCGCTTCACAATATATCTCAAAATTATAGCAAGAGCCATAATAGTcagacaaattgaaaaatttcacTCCCCATTTGTGTGGTTTGTctgcaaaatattattgaagaaaggtcttcaaaatattgcggtaatattctcaaaatttaccaaaaccacaaaatattaaaaaatagtaaaaaacatgtaaaattgtatatttggtatatttatgtggtactacattcaaaatatactatagattgcaaaatatatcacattGTCAGTCATAGCATATAAGACCCTTCGTAAGTGGGCcttatacaaaaaaagtatttctttagtaacctcgacaatttttatctgatcgcaattaaattttgagGAATCAaaattactatagttattgTAGTAATTCGCGAATGTAGCTTTGaaattatgcttgttattagattttttcgatttgcggaagcgaaaaatttgaaataaacttgatctgcgtgcaaacataacaaatgctgttcaaaaaaaaaatttaaagctatctctcatagtctctgagatctaggtgttaatacggacagacagacagacggacatggcgaaatcgtctcggctattgacgctgatcaagaatatatgggGTCGGAGGTGCCTCCTTCCATCTGTTACATACAGTTCCTGctggcacaaaattataattctaccctatgggtagcgggtataaaaataagtatttttgggcagcatacaaatttgtttactaGGTGATATGATCAATAATAGTAT comes from the Drosophila sulfurigaster albostrigata strain 15112-1811.04 chromosome 2L, ASM2355843v2, whole genome shotgun sequence genome and includes:
- the LOC133850795 gene encoding uncharacterized protein LOC133850795; amino-acid sequence: MTGCVHRRVITEDLNRKASSAIGDFFIVVANIWVGFVAFKALFFASKQTASLLRPKCLRKPQLVQRSTPTGPLGQRSTLSGPHGQRSTLHRPSRPAEHLSGPHGQRSTPAPALSASGAPLRPSRPAEHPCTGPLGQRSTSPALTASGAPLHRPSRPAERLYRPLPGQRSAFRCQL
- the LOC133843406 gene encoding putative NAD(+)--arginine ADP-ribosyltransferase Mav, producing the protein MTGCVHRRVITEDLNRKASSAIGDFFIVVANIWVGFVAFKALFFASKQTASLLRPSPSQAAACPAEHPYRPSRPAEHPLRPSRPAEHPCTGPLGQRSTSPALTASGAPLHRLSRPAEHLSGPHGQRSTPATASGAPLRQSRPAEHLSGPHGQRSTLHRPSRPAEHLSGPHGQRSTPAPALSASGAPLQATAWPAKRL